The following proteins are co-located in the Brienomyrus brachyistius isolate T26 unplaced genomic scaffold, BBRACH_0.4 scaffold35, whole genome shotgun sequence genome:
- the LOC125721728 gene encoding UAP56-interacting factor-like: MGDNIAEPEAVEETNSSEKIDLSLDDIIKLKKEEEYVTLGGFKRKNRQANRSNLFKKFNKAGQQQGFRFRRGAYHMQGLNRFRYTGPPVRDFYRSRPYNRGRTAPAPKGISPLNRPQWDAKNAKQFGQRSNRFRGSFYQPYRGQRGPPRRMPLNQNFQYSQQRPYRAKPVKLNRAFNLWKWGEKPERFQKVRRWGKAPSSGSILTVSLPNSKANSDPQANQPSVSDRPLGEGNFASPQPKGIPLRFNFKAVSNQTRLTLNDRFTNLKIRGGWGQRLWRGRGRGSRMVTLQ, encoded by the exons ATGGGCGACAATATAGCGGAACCGGAGGCTGTGGAGGAGACCAACAGCTCGGAGAAGATTGACCTGTCACTCG ACGACATTATTAAACTcaaaaaagaagaagaatatgtgactcttGGTGGCTTTAAGAGGAAGAACCGGCAGGCGAACCGCAGCAACTTATTTAAGAAGTTTAATAAGGCAGGACAGCAGCAAGGCTTCCGTTTCAGAAGGGGCGCCTACCACATGCAAG GGCTCAACAGGTTTCGATACACTGGGCCACCCGTGCGCGACTTCTACAGAAGCAGGCCGTACAACCGGGGGAGGACCGCGCCTGCTCCGAAAGGAATCAGCCCTCTGAACAGACCGCAGTGGGACGCCAAG AATGCAAAGCAGTTTGGACAACGCAGCAACCGCTTCAGGGGCTCTTTCTACCAGCCCTACAGAGGCCAGCGGGGACCTCCGAGAAG GATGCCTCTCAACCAGAATTTCCAGTATTCCCAGCAGAGACCATACAGGGCAAAGCCGGTTAAACTGAACAGAGCG tTTAATCTCTGGAAATGGGGCGAAAAACCGGAGCGATTTCAGAAAGTGAGAAG GTGGGGGAAGGCGCCCTCTTCTGGATCCATCTTGACAGTATCACTTCCGAACTCGAAGGCGAACTCAGATCCGCA GGCAAACCAGCCTTCTGTGAGTGACAGGCCTCTGGGGGAAGGAAACTTTGCATCTCCCCAGCCCAAAGGCATCCCTTTGAGATTCAACTTCAAGGCTGTATCCAACCAG ACCCGTCTGACGCTCAACGACCGCTTCACCAACCTGAAGATCCGCGGAGGCTGGGGACAGAGGCTGTGGAGGGGCAGGGGCCGAGGCAGCCGAATGGTCACCCTGCAATAA
- the LOC125721706 gene encoding WD repeat-containing protein 44-like isoform X2, translated as MIRSVMASDSSDTEEYYDAAEDVSAGTSPNMSPAKFVLPSAKDSRTGTPQDSCEPPHDDSIQIIDSIIEESQKESNVHELLLAAEGGGASTAAPYDEGGSLGEPTTVGLGEGGGAVKAPPPDITSTLVQEQIVSDREQTRGVGAEAGPLPVEPDIVASTKRPLSGSRPPKPPPPSLPATLLLKPTPDSARNPVLEEPCGLLSPSDVGGRVTRELQCHLDLVSATSGDAVVTALVCDPPESNGPSPGCDEESTPVTPESEASGPRRPRTHSGRELTDEEILASVMIKNLDTGEEIPLSLAEEKLLSGINPLSLHIMRRTKEFVTNEAVHSDDEDKPTMHLGDADAGKLRQRTTKFKKFLGKSVKRAKHLAEEYGEKAVNKVKSVRDEVFHMDPDEPSSSDDEGMPYTRPVKFKAAHGFKGPFDFDQIKVVQDLSGEHMGAVWTMKFSHCGRVLATAGQDNVVRIWVLKNAFDYFNHMRLKYNTEGRVSPSPSQESVGSSKSDTDVGIHSTLEESSGEDGHAPFRQVPFCKYKGHTADLLDLSWSKNYFLLSSSMDKTVRLWHISRRECLVCFQHIDFVTAIAFHPRDDRYFLSGSLDGKLRLWNIPDKKVALWNEVDGQTRLITAANFCQNGKYAVIGTYDGRCIFYDTEHLKYHTQIHVRSTRGRNRVGRKITGIEPLPGENKILVTSNDSRIRLYDLRDLSLSMKYKGYVNSSSQIKATFSHDYSFIISGSEDKYVYIWSTYHDLSKFASVRRDRNDFWEGIKAHNAVVTSAIFAPHPGLIVPPMACAEKPNVGHGSVDPEVIPSGALRTGHTEVLLSADFTGAIKVFVNVKK; from the exons ATGATCCGATCGGTAATGGCGTCGGACAGCAGTGATACGGAGGAGTACTACGATGCTGCGGAGGACGTCAGTGCTGGTACCTCTCCTAACAT GTCTCCTGCGAAATTTGTCCTTCCTTCAGCAAAG GATAGCAGGACTGGCACCCCGCAAGACTCATGCGAGCCCCCCCACGATGACTCCATCCAG ATCATCGACAGCATCATCGAGGAGAGTCAGAAAGAGAGCAACGTCCATGAGCTGCTCCTCGCCGCTGAGGGAGGCGGGGCCAGCACCGCAGCCCCCTATGATGAAGGCGGGAGTCTAGGGGAGCCAACCACAGTGGGCCTAGGTGAGGGGGGCGGGGCTGTGAAAGCTCCACCCCCGGACATTACCAGCACACTTGTTCAGGAGCAGATAGTGTCTGACCGTGAGCAGACACGGGGGGTGGGAGCCGAGGCAGGACCCCTCCCCGTAGAGCCCGACATTGTTGCCAGCACTAAAAGACCCCTGAGCGGATCCCGCCCCCCCaagccacccccaccctccctgCCGGCGACTCTGCTACTCAAGCCTACCCCGGACTCCGCACGGAACCCGGTGCTCGAAG AGCCGTGCGGCCTGCTCTCCCCCAGCGACGTCGGGGGGCGTGTCACCAGAGAGCTGCAGTGTCACCTGGACCTGGTCAGCGCCACCAGCGGGGACGCGGTGGTGACGGCCCTGGTTTGTGACCCCCCAGAGTCGAACGGCCCCTCACCTGGCTGT GATGAGGAGTCGACCCCCGTCACCCCTGAAAGCGAGGCCTCAGGACCCCGGCGCCCGCGTACCCACTCCGGCCGCGAACTGACCGACGAG gagatcctggccAGCGTGATGATTAAGAACCTGGACACCGGGGAGGAGATCCCACTCAGTCTGGCAGAGGAGAAGCTGCTCTCCGGCATCAACCCTCTCTCTCTGCATATTATGAGGCGGACTAAAGAATTCGTGAC GAACGAGGCCGTGCATTCGGACGATGAGGACAAACCCACAATGCATTTGGGAGATGCGGATGCAGGGAAGCTGAGGCAGAGGAc CACAAAATTCAAGAAGTTTTTGGGCAAATCTGTGAAGAGGGCCAAACACCTGGCGGAGGAGTATGGGGAGAAGGCTGTGAACAAGGTGAAGAGCGTTAGGGATGAAG TGTTCCACATGGACCCAGACGAACCCTCCTCCAGCGACGATGAGGGCATGCCCTACACCCGACCCGTCAAGTTCAAGGCCGCCCACGGATTCAAGGGCCCGTTTGACTTCGATCAGATCAAGGTGGTGCAAGACCTGAGCGGGGAGCACATG GGTGCGGTCTGGACCATGAAGTTCTCTCACTGTGGGAGGGTTCTGGCCACAGCGGGTCAGGACAACGTGGTCCGAATCTGGGTCCTGAAAAACGCCTTCGACTACTTCAACCACATGAGGCTGAAGTACAACACGGAAG GGCGAGTGTCCCCCTCCCCATCGCAGGAGAGTGTGGGCTCCTCCAAATCGGACACGGACGTGGGG ATTCACAGCACCCTTGAGGAGTCGAGTGGGGAGGACGGACATGCCCCTTTTAGGCAGGTCCCCTTCTGCAAGTACAAGGGCCACACCGCTGACCTCCTGGACCTGTCCTGGTCAAAG AACTACTTCCTGCTGTCCTCGTCCATGGATAAGACTGTCCGCCTCTGGCACATCTCCAGGAGAGAGTGCCTGGTCTGTTTCCAGCACATCGACTTTGTGACGGCCATCGCGTTCCACCCCAGG GACGACAGGTACTTCCTAAGCGGCTCCCTGGATGGCAAGCTGCGGCTCTGGAATATTCCCGACAAGAAGGTGGCCTTGTGGAATGAGGTGGACGGACAGACACGCCTCATCACCGCCGCCAATTTCTGCCAGAATGGgaagtatgctgtgattggcaCATATGATGGCCGCTGCATCTTCTATGACACTGAG cacCTCAAATACCACACGCAGATCCACGTGCGGTCCACCAGGGGCAGGAACCGCGTAGGCCGTAAAATAACCGGGATTGAACCGCTGCCAGGAGAAAATAAG ATTTTGGTGACCTCCAATGACTCAAGGATCCGCCTGTATGACCTGAGGGACCTTTCTTTATCGATGAAGTACAAAGGTTACGTCAACAGCAGCAGTCAGATCAAGGCCACCTTTAG CCACGATTATTCCTTCATCATCAGTGGCTCCGAGGACAAATACGTCTACATTTGGAGTACCTACCATGATTTAAGCAAGTTCGCCTCTGTGCGAAGGGATCGCAATGACTTCTGGGAAGGAATTAAAG CCCACAATGCAGTGGTAACGTCGGCCATCTTCGCGCCACACCCCGGCCTGATCGTCCCGCCCATGGCCTGTGCGGAGAAGCCAAATGTAGGGCACGGGAGCGTGGATCCAGAAGTCATTCCATCAG GGGCCCTCAGGACAGGACACACCGAGGTCCTCCTTTCGGCTGACTTCACTGGGGCCATCAAAGTGTTTGTCAACGTGAAAAAATGA
- the LOC125721706 gene encoding WD repeat-containing protein 44-like isoform X1, whose protein sequence is MIRSVMASDSSDTEEYYDAAEDVSAGTSPNMSPAKFVLPSAKDSRTGTPQDSCEPPHDDSIQSGTGVSLRSGSCLHGQIIDSIIEESQKESNVHELLLAAEGGGASTAAPYDEGGSLGEPTTVGLGEGGGAVKAPPPDITSTLVQEQIVSDREQTRGVGAEAGPLPVEPDIVASTKRPLSGSRPPKPPPPSLPATLLLKPTPDSARNPVLEEPCGLLSPSDVGGRVTRELQCHLDLVSATSGDAVVTALVCDPPESNGPSPGCDEESTPVTPESEASGPRRPRTHSGRELTDEEILASVMIKNLDTGEEIPLSLAEEKLLSGINPLSLHIMRRTKEFVTNEAVHSDDEDKPTMHLGDADAGKLRQRTTKFKKFLGKSVKRAKHLAEEYGEKAVNKVKSVRDEVFHMDPDEPSSSDDEGMPYTRPVKFKAAHGFKGPFDFDQIKVVQDLSGEHMGAVWTMKFSHCGRVLATAGQDNVVRIWVLKNAFDYFNHMRLKYNTEGRVSPSPSQESVGSSKSDTDVGIHSTLEESSGEDGHAPFRQVPFCKYKGHTADLLDLSWSKNYFLLSSSMDKTVRLWHISRRECLVCFQHIDFVTAIAFHPRDDRYFLSGSLDGKLRLWNIPDKKVALWNEVDGQTRLITAANFCQNGKYAVIGTYDGRCIFYDTEHLKYHTQIHVRSTRGRNRVGRKITGIEPLPGENKILVTSNDSRIRLYDLRDLSLSMKYKGYVNSSSQIKATFSHDYSFIISGSEDKYVYIWSTYHDLSKFASVRRDRNDFWEGIKAHNAVVTSAIFAPHPGLIVPPMACAEKPNVGHGSVDPEVIPSGALRTGHTEVLLSADFTGAIKVFVNVKK, encoded by the exons ATGATCCGATCGGTAATGGCGTCGGACAGCAGTGATACGGAGGAGTACTACGATGCTGCGGAGGACGTCAGTGCTGGTACCTCTCCTAACAT GTCTCCTGCGAAATTTGTCCTTCCTTCAGCAAAG GATAGCAGGACTGGCACCCCGCAAGACTCATGCGAGCCCCCCCACGATGACTCCATCCAG TCAGGTACTGGGGTATCTCTGAGGTCAGGGTCCTGTCTCCATGGCCAGATCATCGACAGCATCATCGAGGAGAGTCAGAAAGAGAGCAACGTCCATGAGCTGCTCCTCGCCGCTGAGGGAGGCGGGGCCAGCACCGCAGCCCCCTATGATGAAGGCGGGAGTCTAGGGGAGCCAACCACAGTGGGCCTAGGTGAGGGGGGCGGGGCTGTGAAAGCTCCACCCCCGGACATTACCAGCACACTTGTTCAGGAGCAGATAGTGTCTGACCGTGAGCAGACACGGGGGGTGGGAGCCGAGGCAGGACCCCTCCCCGTAGAGCCCGACATTGTTGCCAGCACTAAAAGACCCCTGAGCGGATCCCGCCCCCCCaagccacccccaccctccctgCCGGCGACTCTGCTACTCAAGCCTACCCCGGACTCCGCACGGAACCCGGTGCTCGAAG AGCCGTGCGGCCTGCTCTCCCCCAGCGACGTCGGGGGGCGTGTCACCAGAGAGCTGCAGTGTCACCTGGACCTGGTCAGCGCCACCAGCGGGGACGCGGTGGTGACGGCCCTGGTTTGTGACCCCCCAGAGTCGAACGGCCCCTCACCTGGCTGT GATGAGGAGTCGACCCCCGTCACCCCTGAAAGCGAGGCCTCAGGACCCCGGCGCCCGCGTACCCACTCCGGCCGCGAACTGACCGACGAG gagatcctggccAGCGTGATGATTAAGAACCTGGACACCGGGGAGGAGATCCCACTCAGTCTGGCAGAGGAGAAGCTGCTCTCCGGCATCAACCCTCTCTCTCTGCATATTATGAGGCGGACTAAAGAATTCGTGAC GAACGAGGCCGTGCATTCGGACGATGAGGACAAACCCACAATGCATTTGGGAGATGCGGATGCAGGGAAGCTGAGGCAGAGGAc CACAAAATTCAAGAAGTTTTTGGGCAAATCTGTGAAGAGGGCCAAACACCTGGCGGAGGAGTATGGGGAGAAGGCTGTGAACAAGGTGAAGAGCGTTAGGGATGAAG TGTTCCACATGGACCCAGACGAACCCTCCTCCAGCGACGATGAGGGCATGCCCTACACCCGACCCGTCAAGTTCAAGGCCGCCCACGGATTCAAGGGCCCGTTTGACTTCGATCAGATCAAGGTGGTGCAAGACCTGAGCGGGGAGCACATG GGTGCGGTCTGGACCATGAAGTTCTCTCACTGTGGGAGGGTTCTGGCCACAGCGGGTCAGGACAACGTGGTCCGAATCTGGGTCCTGAAAAACGCCTTCGACTACTTCAACCACATGAGGCTGAAGTACAACACGGAAG GGCGAGTGTCCCCCTCCCCATCGCAGGAGAGTGTGGGCTCCTCCAAATCGGACACGGACGTGGGG ATTCACAGCACCCTTGAGGAGTCGAGTGGGGAGGACGGACATGCCCCTTTTAGGCAGGTCCCCTTCTGCAAGTACAAGGGCCACACCGCTGACCTCCTGGACCTGTCCTGGTCAAAG AACTACTTCCTGCTGTCCTCGTCCATGGATAAGACTGTCCGCCTCTGGCACATCTCCAGGAGAGAGTGCCTGGTCTGTTTCCAGCACATCGACTTTGTGACGGCCATCGCGTTCCACCCCAGG GACGACAGGTACTTCCTAAGCGGCTCCCTGGATGGCAAGCTGCGGCTCTGGAATATTCCCGACAAGAAGGTGGCCTTGTGGAATGAGGTGGACGGACAGACACGCCTCATCACCGCCGCCAATTTCTGCCAGAATGGgaagtatgctgtgattggcaCATATGATGGCCGCTGCATCTTCTATGACACTGAG cacCTCAAATACCACACGCAGATCCACGTGCGGTCCACCAGGGGCAGGAACCGCGTAGGCCGTAAAATAACCGGGATTGAACCGCTGCCAGGAGAAAATAAG ATTTTGGTGACCTCCAATGACTCAAGGATCCGCCTGTATGACCTGAGGGACCTTTCTTTATCGATGAAGTACAAAGGTTACGTCAACAGCAGCAGTCAGATCAAGGCCACCTTTAG CCACGATTATTCCTTCATCATCAGTGGCTCCGAGGACAAATACGTCTACATTTGGAGTACCTACCATGATTTAAGCAAGTTCGCCTCTGTGCGAAGGGATCGCAATGACTTCTGGGAAGGAATTAAAG CCCACAATGCAGTGGTAACGTCGGCCATCTTCGCGCCACACCCCGGCCTGATCGTCCCGCCCATGGCCTGTGCGGAGAAGCCAAATGTAGGGCACGGGAGCGTGGATCCAGAAGTCATTCCATCAG GGGCCCTCAGGACAGGACACACCGAGGTCCTCCTTTCGGCTGACTTCACTGGGGCCATCAAAGTGTTTGTCAACGTGAAAAAATGA